A part of Crassostrea angulata isolate pt1a10 chromosome 5, ASM2561291v2, whole genome shotgun sequence genomic DNA contains:
- the LOC128183727 gene encoding profilin-4-like isoform X5 has protein sequence MNQLQNLLHDSLIATDHVHHCAIIRRKDCNVRASSVGFNLHHDQVQMMLDAFKNPPQTREEGIYFDDQQYKCVRADKNSIYGKCDKRGLILVKTQSMLIVATYTENMFPSVCVEAVEKLADYFKEKGK, from the exons ATGAACCAGCTGCAGAATCTTCTGCATGACTCATTGATTGCGACAGACCATGTACATCACTGTGCCATTATCAGACGGAAGGACTGTAATGTCAGAGCTAGCTCAGTGGGCTTCAAT CTCCATCATGACCAAGTGCAGATGATGTTGGATGCCTTTAAGAACCCACCCCAGACTCGGGAAGAAGGCATTTACTTCGATGACCAGCAATACAAATGTGTTCGTGCCGACAAGAACTCCATATATGGGAAATGT GATAAACGAGGTTTGATATTGGTGAAAACTCAGTCGATGCTCATTGTGGCCACATACACAGAAAACATGTTTCCTAGTGTGTGTGTAGAAGCAGTGGAAAAATTAG ctgattatttcaaagaaaaaggaaaataa
- the LOC128183727 gene encoding profilin-4-like isoform X4, whose translation MDAVKMNQLQNLLHDSLIATDHVHHCAIIRRKDCNVRASSVGFNLHHDQVQMMLDAFKNPPQTREEGIYFDDQQYKCVRADKNSIYGKCDKRGLILVKTQSMLIVATYTENMFPSVCVEAVEKLADYFKEKGK comes from the exons GACGCTGTAAAGATGAACCAGCTGCAGAATCTTCTGCATGACTCATTGATTGCGACAGACCATGTACATCACTGTGCCATTATCAGACGGAAGGACTGTAATGTCAGAGCTAGCTCAGTGGGCTTCAAT CTCCATCATGACCAAGTGCAGATGATGTTGGATGCCTTTAAGAACCCACCCCAGACTCGGGAAGAAGGCATTTACTTCGATGACCAGCAATACAAATGTGTTCGTGCCGACAAGAACTCCATATATGGGAAATGT GATAAACGAGGTTTGATATTGGTGAAAACTCAGTCGATGCTCATTGTGGCCACATACACAGAAAACATGTTTCCTAGTGTGTGTGTAGAAGCAGTGGAAAAATTAG ctgattatttcaaagaaaaaggaaaataa
- the LOC128183727 gene encoding profilin-4-like isoform X3: MMKDAVKMNQLQNLLHDSLIATDHVHHCAIIRRKDCNVRASSVGFNLHHDQVQMMLDAFKNPPQTREEGIYFDDQQYKCVRADKNSIYGKCDKRGLILVKTQSMLIVATYTENMFPSVCVEAVEKLADYFKEKGK; this comes from the exons GACGCTGTAAAGATGAACCAGCTGCAGAATCTTCTGCATGACTCATTGATTGCGACAGACCATGTACATCACTGTGCCATTATCAGACGGAAGGACTGTAATGTCAGAGCTAGCTCAGTGGGCTTCAAT CTCCATCATGACCAAGTGCAGATGATGTTGGATGCCTTTAAGAACCCACCCCAGACTCGGGAAGAAGGCATTTACTTCGATGACCAGCAATACAAATGTGTTCGTGCCGACAAGAACTCCATATATGGGAAATGT GATAAACGAGGTTTGATATTGGTGAAAACTCAGTCGATGCTCATTGTGGCCACATACACAGAAAACATGTTTCCTAGTGTGTGTGTAGAAGCAGTGGAAAAATTAG ctgattatttcaaagaaaaaggaaaataa
- the LOC128183727 gene encoding profilin-4-like isoform X2 → MDLDDLGSTKVGSDMDVVDAVKMNQLQNLLHDSLIATDHVHHCAIIRRKDCNVRASSVGFNLHHDQVQMMLDAFKNPPQTREEGIYFDDQQYKCVRADKNSIYGKCDKRGLILVKTQSMLIVATYTENMFPSVCVEAVEKLADYFKEKGK, encoded by the exons ATGGATTTGGATGACCTAGGAAGTACAAAAGTCGGATCTGATATGGATGTGGTG GACGCTGTAAAGATGAACCAGCTGCAGAATCTTCTGCATGACTCATTGATTGCGACAGACCATGTACATCACTGTGCCATTATCAGACGGAAGGACTGTAATGTCAGAGCTAGCTCAGTGGGCTTCAAT CTCCATCATGACCAAGTGCAGATGATGTTGGATGCCTTTAAGAACCCACCCCAGACTCGGGAAGAAGGCATTTACTTCGATGACCAGCAATACAAATGTGTTCGTGCCGACAAGAACTCCATATATGGGAAATGT GATAAACGAGGTTTGATATTGGTGAAAACTCAGTCGATGCTCATTGTGGCCACATACACAGAAAACATGTTTCCTAGTGTGTGTGTAGAAGCAGTGGAAAAATTAG ctgattatttcaaagaaaaaggaaaataa